From Vigna unguiculata cultivar IT97K-499-35 chromosome 5, ASM411807v1, whole genome shotgun sequence, the proteins below share one genomic window:
- the LOC114184471 gene encoding uncharacterized protein LOC114184471, which produces MTSNQCRTTAPRIAAETQLNLPTFKLHDHANLDRRLSSRNQNGKLKKKAANVADKSKEKLLQIERAFTQVTISSADQQPNKKGVSQEENSKKRRLPMKGTMVDDNSRSKEGLVIEDVESMTRQGAAPKDTKTKLGSMSIDQFLKENGSTDDEDENIQNGSEEAEQYVGEGNTYQDEDGELNEKEGTKKKRTRGPTQCLAIHGRSMQDRPEVVLDADGEPIGPTDKIVTDLSYFLGTIARNSTFCPLIYTSFKALLKDKDNKAHIWTYVLEKFNISDKGEKAVFTRINDAWRRYKSFIKKKHFSKYSTLKDRLKHRPLFLSEAHFKQLLKYWNISTIQSISERNAANRAKQKYIHRMGPTSFARIHAELVIYFYLCHPYQERGRRKSYSS; this is translated from the exons ATGACAAGCAATCAATGTAGAACTACTGCACCTAGAATTGCTGCTGAAACACAACTAAACTTGCCTACTTTTAAGTTGCATGACCATGCAAATTTGGATAGGAGGCTTAGCTCGAGAAATCAGAATGGGAAACTCAAGAAAAAGGCAGCAAATGTAGCTGATAAATCAAAGGAAAAGCTACTACAAATTGAAAGAGCATTCACTCAAGTCACTATTTCAAGTGCTGATCAACAACCCAATAAAAAGGGAGTGTCACAAGAGGAAAATTCTAAGAAAAGGAGATTGCCTATGAAAGGAACGATGGTAGATGATAACTCAAGATCTAAGGAAGGACTAGTGATTGAAGATGTTGAATCAATGACAAGACAAGGTGCTGCTCCTAAggatacaaaaacaaaattggggTCAATGTCAATTGATCAATTTCTTAAAGAAAATGGAAGCACTGATGATGAAGACGAAAATATTCAAAATGGAAGTGAGGAGGCGGAACAATATGTTGGAGAAGGAAATACATACCAAGATGAAGATGGTgaattgaatgaaaaagaag GgacaaagaagaaaagaacaagAGGACCAACTCAATGCTTAGCAATACACGGAAGATCAATGCAAGATCGTCCAGAAGTTGTATTGGATGCAGATGGAGAACCTATTGGTCCGACTGACAAAATTGTAACTGACTTGAGTTATTTCCTTGGCACAATAGCGAGAAATTCAACCTTTTGTCCCTTGATTTACACAAGTTTCAAAGCTCTACtcaaagataaagataataagGCTCATATATGGACATATGTTCTG gAAAAGTTCAATATTAGTGATAAAGGAGAGAAAGCCGTATTTACTCGTATAAATGATGCATGGAGACGCTACAAAagttttatcaagaaaaaacacTTTTCAAAGTACTCCACATTGAAGGATCGGCTAAAACATCGTCCTTTATTCCTTTCTGAAGCTCATTTCAAGCAATTGCTCAAATATTGGAACATTAGTACTATCCAg AGCATTAGCGAGAGAAATGCTGCAAATAGAGCTAAGCAAAAGTACATCCATCGCATGGGGCCAACTAGTTTTGCTAGAATTCATGCTGAATTGGTAATATATTTCTACTTATGTCATc CGTACCAAGAAAGAGGTAGGAGAAAAAGTTACTCAAGCTGA
- the LOC114184470 gene encoding uncharacterized protein LOC114184470, whose protein sequence is MPNLNIPESFNKTKAVIKDLGLDYKKIHACPNDCMLYWKEHENDTFCEKCKVSRWKEFGEAHGELEQQKNEQKVPAKILRHFPLIPRLQRLFMCSNTADLMRWHEEERSKDGKMRHPADGEAWKDFDKCHANFSIEPRNVRLGLASDGFNPFKTMSISHSTWPVMMVVYNFPPWLCMKPEYTMLSLLIPGPQSPGNDIDVYLQPLIEELKQLWEIGVETYDASRDQKFQMHAALLWTISDYPGYAMLSGWSTKGRLACSCCNYDTHSSYLRHSHKMCYMNHRVFLPTSHPWRLNKKSFNGKKELGSAPTVLEGTDIVEILKDFNNDFGKYRKNKKDGPWKKRSIFFELPYWSQNTLRHNLDVMHIEKNICDNIIGTLLDIQGKTKDHVNARYDLQDMGIRKNLHPWELDGGRVQFAKSCFSMNAHEKLIFCAILKSAKLPDGIASNISKCVNASEKKISGYKSHDAHFMLHYLLQVPIRCTMLDVVAGPLIRLGSFFHSLCQKVIQVQDLDYLEANIVEILCQMETIFPPSFFDIMVHLPIHLANEVRLGGPVQFRWMYPIERYLCRLKSYVRNKAYPEGSIAEGYLAEEALTLCSRYMHKDVDTRLNRKRRNYEGNDLCDVDVCDYFSNRGSALGGKKKGKLFSLDLTSKDQAHRYLLFNCDEINIYIREYDEILNRKTKRRKWIKAKTQSQEFSEWFKDRAMSEDVSLQLKEFSRGPNTVARRLSGYLINGYRFHTTKRDARRKTQNSGVTLVSLTPSYASSKDENPRIEPVTYYGAINDIIELDYYGHFKFVMFKCDWFESDADKYGLTCVYFNKKCYQNDPFVLPSQVHQCFYVEDPFETSKHYVLKMIPRDLFNMGDHSQVNNSDNDDEFNWVREDMPVTVAEKPSKDLEKDYSDDLDFDETLFDYMD, encoded by the exons ATGCCGAATCTAAACATTCCTGaatcttttaataaaacaaaggCCGTGATTAAAGATTTAGGCCTTGATTATAAAAAGATTCATGCATGTCCAAATGACTGCATGCTATATTGGAAGGAGCATGAGAATGACACTTTTTGTGAGAAGTGTAAAGTTTCAAGATGGAAGGAATTTGGTGAAGCACATGGTGAGTTAGAGCAACAAAAGAATGAGCAGAAAGTGCCTGCAAAAATTTTAAGACACTTTCCATTGATCCCCAGACTTCAAAGGCTGTTTATGTGCTCAAACACTGCAGATTTAATGAGGTGGCATGAAGAAGAGCGCTCAAAAGATGGAAAAATGAGACACCCTGCTGATGGTGAAGCTTGGAAAGACTTTGATAAATGTCATGCTAATTTTTCTATTGAGCCTCGCAATGTAAGACTTGGTCTAGCAAGTGATGGCTTCAATCCATTTAAGACTATGAGTATATCACATAGTACATGGCCAGTCATGATGGTGGTGTATAACTTTCCGCCATGGCTATGCATGAAACCCGAATACACAATGTTGTCACTACTAATTCCTGGACCACAATCACCTGGAAATGATATTGATGTCTATTTGCAACCACTAATTGAGGAACTAAAGCAATTATGGGAAATAGGTGTAGAAACATATGATGCCTCAAGAgatcaaaaatttcaaatgcATGCAGCTCTTTTGTGGACGATTAGTGATTATCCTGGGTATGCTATGTTGTCAGGTTGGAGCACTAAAGGAAGGTTGGCATGTTCATGTTGCAATTATGACACTCATTCGTCATACTTGAGACACAGCCATAAGATGTGTTATATGAACCATCGTGTGTTTTTACCAACAAGTCATCCATGGAGGTTGAATAAGAAGTCATTCAATGGAAAGAAAGAACTTGGGTCTGCACCAACTGTGTTAGAAGGTACTGATATTGTAGAAATCTTGAAGGATTTTAACAATGATTTTGGAAAgtatagaaaaaataagaaagatgGTCCATGGAAGAAAAGATCAATATTTTTTGAGTTGCCCTACTGGTCACAAAATACATTACGTCATAATCTTGATGTAATGCATATTGAGAAAAACATATGTGATAATATTATTGGGACTCTTTTAGACATTCAAGGCAAGACAAAAGATCATGTCAATGCACGCTATGATTTACAAGACATGGGAATTAGAAAGAATCTTCATCCTTGGGAGCTTGATGGAGGTCGTGTACAGTTTGCAAAATCTTGTTTTTCAATGAATGCACatgaaaagttaattttttgtgCTATTTTAAAGTCCGCCAAATTACCAGATGGGATTGCatcaaatatttcaaagtgtgtgAATGctagtgaaaagaaaataagtggTTATAAGAGTCATGATGCACATTTCATGCTACACTACTTGTTACAAGTTCCAATAAGATGCACAATGCTTGATGTAGTGGCTGGCCCTTTAATTCGTTTGGGGTCTTTTTTTCACTCTTTGTGTCAAAAAGTGATCCAAGTGCAGGATTTGGATTACTTAGAAGCCAATATTGTAGAAATACTTTGTCAAATGGAGACGATATTTCCTCCTAGTTTTTTTGACATAATGGTTCACTTGCCTATCCATCTAGCAAATGAAGTAAGATTGGGTGGGCCAGTTCAATTTCGGTGGATGTATCCGATTGAGAGATATTTATGCAGACTTAAAAGTTATGTTCGAAACAAGGCTTATCCTGAGGGTTCTATTGCCGAGGGGTATTTGGCAGAAGAAGCTTTGACACTTTGCTCAAGATATATGCATAAAGACGTAGATACAAGattgaatagaaaaagaagaaattatgaAGGTAATGATTTATGTGATGTAGATGTTTGTGATTACTTTTCAAATAGAGGTAGTGCTTTGGGTGGTAAGAAAAAAGGTAAACTATTCTCTTTGGATTTGACATCTAAGGATCAAGCTCATCGATACCTCTTATTCAACTGTGATGAAATAAACATATACATCAG agAGTATGATGAGATTTTAAATAGgaagacaaaaagaagaaagtggATCAAAGCTAAAACCCAAAGTCAAGAGTTTAGTGAATGGTTCAAAGATAGAGCCATGAGTGAGGATGTATCACTTCAACTTAAGGAATTCTCTCGTGGTCCAAATACTGTTGCAAGGAGGTTATCAGGCTACCTCATCAATGGTTACAGATTTCATACTACAAAGAGAGATGCTAGACGCAAAACTCAAAATTCTGGTGTAACTTTGGTTTCATTAACACCAAGTTATGCAAGTTCCAAGGATGAAAATCCTAGGATAGAACCCGTCACTTATTATGGGGCAATCAATGACATAATTGAGTTAGACTATTATGGGCATTTCAAGTTTGTGATGTTTAAGTGTGATTGGTTTGAGAGTGATGCAGACAAATATGGGCTTACATGTGtttatttcaacaaaaaatgttaccaaaatGATCCCTTTGTGTTGCCTTCTCAAGTCCACCAATGCTTTTATGTTGAAGATCCTTTTGAAACAAGTAAACATTATGTTTTGAAGATGATTCCAAGAGATTTATTTAATATGGGTGATCACTCACAAGTAAATAATTCTGATAATGATGATGAATTCAATTGGGTTAGGGAAGACATGCCTGTAACAGTAGCTGAGAAACCTTCTAAAGATTTGGAGAAAGATTATTCTGATGATCTTGATTTTGATGAGACTTTGTTTGACTATATGGACTAA
- the LOC114184472 gene encoding uncharacterized protein LOC114184472, whose translation MFITTRQRREGRKGKELDEETHNAIIKLQGSIQNSSDSAEQTFKSLFGKEKPGRVRCYGKTMTPSQFRKNEEIAAIKKEHANAISGMAKEIQDLRAIVNFVVRQQNPDLDEEDLNNMMARVLGKKSSATGPYSSASTHDPQLEDNEDHEDNEGYEDYEDNLIE comes from the exons ATGTTTATTACAACTCGTCAACGTCGAGAAGGTcgaaaaggaaaagaattggATGAAGAAACACATAATGCTATT atTAAGCTTCAAGGTTCCATTCAAAACTCAAGCGATTCTGCAGAACAAACATTTAAATCACTGTTTGGAAAAGAAAAGCCTGGGAGGGTACGTTGTTACGGAAAGACTATGACACCATCACAATTtaggaaaaatgaagaaattgcTGCCATCAAGAAAGAACATGCAAACGCAATTAGTGGTATGGCAAAGGAAATACAAGATCTACGAGCAATTGTAAATTTTGTGGTAAGGCAACAAAATCCAGATTTAGATGAAGAGGACTTAAATAATATGATGGCACGCGTTTTAGGTAAAAAAAGTAGTGCAACAGGGCCATATTCATCTGCATCAACCCATGATCCGCAG CTAGAAGACAATGAAGATCATGAAGACAATGAAGGCTATGAAGATTATGAAGACAATCTTATAGAATAA
- the LOC114186162 gene encoding uncharacterized protein LOC114186162, with translation MCIQYPDGECELKSGLIHLLPKFHGLAREDPYHHLKEFHVVCSSMRPTTVTEEHIKLKAFPFSLQDAAKNWLYCLPPGSINTWETLKRLFLEKFFPASRVAAIRKDIYGIRQQERESLHEYWERFKKLCASCPHHQINEHLLIQYFYEGLSIMDRQMIDAASGGSLVDKTPTNARQLIETMASNHQQFSIRSNSITLLKGTHGVEASYVADHKKLEGKLDDLAAMVKTLTDLQKKPIPSTLCGICASTNHPTEACSMLKETGTLDNEQPQAYAANIYGNNRPPRQQYNHDLSSNKYNPDWKEYPSQKWGNQQPQHQQVSVPPQQRQQPQPAATSGDSNMEAMMKMMADMMKGQINELKQTMEATNQNLQNQIGQMANELNQMKSQQGSSNLPAQTVINPRNVSAITLRSGKQIQGLRDAQEDEDKDNEVMPAPSDNSRLVSPNTSSENPSPYSPPPPYPNRLKPKTKKMEELDKEILNTFKKVEINIPLLDAVRQIPKYAKFLKELCTHKRRIMDKEVVNMGRNVSSLIKKPAVRMPQKCKDPGMFSVPCIIGSTKFDNAMLDLGASINVMPLSVFTSLHLGPLKSTGVVIQLANRSTVNPAGVLEDVLVRVDKLIFPADFYILDMKDDEGMSSTTIILGRPFMMTARTKIDVHAGSLTMEIGDEKVQFNVLEAMKHPIEDHSLFCIDLLSNVVNNYAFGLLDVLSGFSSSLDFS, from the exons atgtgcatccaatatccagatggagaatgtgagcttaagtctgggttaatccatcttttacccaaattccatggattagcaagagaagacccataccatcacttgaaggaatttcatgttgtttgttcatccatgagacctacaacagtgacagaggaacatatcaagcttaaggcttttccattctcactgcaagatgccgctaagaattggttatactgccttccgccaggatccatcaatacctgggagactctaaaaagattatttctggaaaagttttttccagcatctagagttgctgctattcgcaaagatatttatgggataaggcaacaagaaagagaaagtcttcacgagtattgggagagattcaaaaagttgtgtgcttcctgtcctcatcaccaaataaacgagcatctcctcattcaatacttttatgagggattgagtatcatggatagacaaatgatagatgctgcaagtggagggtcattggtggacaaaacgccaacaaatgcaagacaattgattgaaactatggcatcgaaccatcaacaattttccataaggagtaattctataactctattgaagggaacccatggagtagaagcttcatatgttgcagatcacaagaaattagaagggaagttagatgacttagcagccatggtaaagaccttgacagacttacagaaaaagcctatcccttctactttatgtggaatttgtgcttctactaatcatcctacagaggcttgttctatgttaaaagagacagggacgttagacaatgaacaacctcaggcatatgctgcaaacatctatggcaataatagaccacctcggcagcaatacaaccatgatttgtcctccaacaagtacaacccagattggaaggaatatcccagccagaaatggggaaatcaacagcctcaacaccaacaagtctctgttccacctcaacagaggcaacaaccacaaccagctgcaacctctggtgattcaaacatggaagcaatgatgaaaatgatggctgacatgatgaagggacaaatcaatgagttgaaacagacgatggaagcaaccaatcaaaacttgcagaaccagattggacaaatggcaaatgagttaaatcagatgaagtctcaacaaggctcaagtaatttgcctgcacaaactgtaatcaacccgagaaatgtaagtgctattactttaagatcgggtaagcaaatacaaggtcttagggatgcccaagaagatgaagataaggacaatgaagtt atgcctgcacccagtgataactccaggttggtatcccctaatacttcctctgaaaatccttctccttattctcctcctcctccctatccaaaccgtttgaaaccaaaaactaaaaagatggaggagttagacaaagaaatcctgaataccttcaagaaagtggagataaacattcctttgttagatgctgtgagacaaattcctaaatacgccaagtttctcaaagaattatgtacacataaaaggcgtattatggacaaagaggtagtgaacatgggaagaaatgtctctagcttaattaagaagcctgcagtcagaatgccacaaaagtgtaaggatccaggtatgttttctgttccctgcattataggaagtactaagtttgacaatgctatgttagatttaggagcttctattaatgtaatgcctttatctgtttttacttcacttcatcttggacctcttaagtctactggtgtggtcattcagttggccaaccgtagcacagttaaccctgcaggtgtgctagaagatgtgcttgtccgtgtggacaagttaatttttcctgcagatttctatatcttggacatgaaggatgatgaaggaatgagttcaaccacaatcatcttgggaagaccattcatgatgacagcacgtaccaagatagacgtgcatgcaggatccttgactatggagataggagatgagaaggtgcagttcaacgtgctagaagccatgaagcacccaattgaagaccattctttgttttgcattgatttattgagtaatgtagtgaacaattatgcttttggacttttggacgttttatctggtttttcttcttctttggatttttct